A single Thermoanaerobacterium sp. RBIITD DNA region contains:
- a CDS encoding transposase — MTRNKTPSFVLTLNLKTQKYQEDILDKRFKIGRLIYNACLAEAYKNYKLMLESKEYRKVCKMPKGKKRNEKFNALRKKYKLTISYIDSYVAPMQNKFKKNIDSLTAQKLTERALDAVNKLIFGKAKKVHFKRYDEDISLEGKTNTSGIRYKDGYIEWNNLKIPIVIKSNDKYAQTAIQSRVKYCRVFRQYVKNRYKYYVQLILEGIPPLKEREIGNGDIGLDAGTQTIAIVTDTLVNLLELSPETEGVDKEIIKLQRKLDRSRRTTNPDNYNENGTVKKGTKGKWKKSKKYIKTQMQLRDRYRKRAEIRQQSHNKLANYIISLGDNIKVEDMDYSALQKKTKQTTVNRKTKRFNRKKRFGNSLLNKAPKKLLNNIEIKLSYFGKKLIKVNKTKVKASQYNHIEDTYIKKELSDRWNYFSYKGKTIKVQRDLYSAYLLQNTENDKIDRNKCIEKFDNFLKLHAEEINRLKEMKKTKKLVKSIDI; from the coding sequence ATGACAAGGAATAAGACACCTTCTTTTGTTTTAACCCTGAACTTAAAAACACAAAAATATCAAGAAGATATTCTTGATAAAAGGTTTAAAATAGGCAGACTGATATACAATGCGTGTTTAGCTGAAGCATATAAAAATTATAAACTCATGTTAGAAAGTAAAGAATATCGGAAAGTTTGTAAAATGCCAAAAGGCAAAAAACGAAATGAGAAATTTAATGCATTAAGAAAAAAATATAAATTAACAATATCATATATAGATTCCTATGTTGCACCAATGCAAAATAAATTCAAGAAGAATATTGACAGTTTAACTGCTCAAAAGCTAACCGAAAGAGCATTGGACGCAGTTAACAAATTAATTTTCGGTAAAGCTAAAAAAGTACATTTCAAAAGATATGATGAAGACATTTCGCTGGAGGGTAAAACAAACACCTCTGGAATAAGATATAAAGATGGATATATAGAATGGAACAATCTCAAAATACCAATTGTTATAAAATCAAATGATAAATATGCACAGACAGCAATTCAAAGCAGAGTTAAATATTGCAGGGTATTCCGTCAATATGTTAAAAATAGGTACAAGTATTATGTACAACTAATTTTAGAAGGTATACCTCCTCTTAAAGAAAGAGAAATAGGGAATGGTGATATTGGCCTTGATGCAGGAACACAGACAATAGCTATTGTAACAGACACCTTAGTTAATCTCCTTGAATTATCTCCTGAAACAGAAGGTGTAGACAAAGAAATTATAAAACTGCAAAGAAAATTGGACAGAAGCAGAAGAACAACGAACCCAGATAATTATAATGAAAATGGTACAGTTAAAAAAGGTACGAAAGGCAAATGGAAGAAAAGTAAAAAATATATAAAAACGCAAATGCAGTTAAGAGACAGATACCGAAAGAGAGCGGAAATAAGACAGCAAAGTCATAATAAACTGGCAAATTATATCATATCATTAGGAGATAATATAAAAGTGGAAGACATGGATTATAGCGCATTGCAAAAGAAGACAAAACAAACAACTGTAAACAGGAAAACTAAAAGATTTAATAGAAAAAAACGCTTTGGAAATTCTCTTTTAAATAAAGCACCAAAAAAATTGCTTAATAACATAGAAATAAAGTTATCTTATTTTGGGAAAAAATTAATTAAAGTAAACAAAACTAAAGTCAAGGCAAGTCAATATAACCATATAGAAGACACTTATATTAAAAAAGAGCTCTCAGATAGATGGAATTATTTCAGCTATAAAGGAAAAACAATAAAGGTGCAACGTGATTTGTATTCAGCTTATCTTCTACAAAATACAGAAAACGACAAAATAGACAGAAACAAATGTATTGAAAAATTTGATAACTTTCTTAAACTCCATGCCGAAGAAATAAACAGGTTAAAAGAAATGAAAAAAACAAAAAAATTAGTAAAAAGTATAGATATTTAG
- the tnpA gene encoding IS200/IS605 family transposase, whose translation MNTQYKTTRHAKFLINYHFVWIPKYRRKILDDPKVIDLIKNTIIELSEKYNYEILAMEIMPDHIHLQISVVPQYSPAELMNKIKGVTGFRISKQFPDLKARGKIWTNSYFCATTGNVSTETIKKYIEEQWSKIK comes from the coding sequence ATGAATACACAATACAAGACAACAAGACATGCAAAATTTTTGATCAACTATCATTTTGTTTGGATACCAAAATATAGGAGAAAAATATTAGATGATCCTAAAGTTATTGATCTAATAAAAAACACAATAATAGAATTAAGCGAAAAATACAATTATGAAATACTTGCAATGGAGATAATGCCAGATCACATACATTTGCAAATCAGTGTAGTTCCACAATACAGCCCTGCTGAATTAATGAATAAAATAAAAGGTGTAACAGGATTTAGAATATCAAAACAATTTCCTGACTTAAAAGCAAGAGGGAAAATATGGACTAATTCATATTTTTGTGCAACAACAGGTAATGTAAGCACTGAAACAATAAAAAAGTATATAGAAGAACAATGGTCAAAAATAAAATGA
- a CDS encoding SpoVG family protein has product MQITKTEFRKYDKGGNLKGFCRVVFDDCFAIETRLIQGKNGVFVSLPVYTNKEGKHRNTAYPLTKEMRNAIIEAVLKAYKEA; this is encoded by the coding sequence ATGCAAATCACAAAAACAGAATTCAGAAAATACGATAAAGGAGGCAATCTTAAAGGCTTTTGCAGGGTCGTTTTTGACGACTGTTTTGCAATCGAAACACGCCTAATTCAAGGCAAAAATGGAGTTTTTGTATCATTACCTGTTTACACTAATAAAGAAGGAAAACATAGGAATACAGCATATCCTCTAACAAAGGAGATGAGAAATGCAATAATAGAAGCAGTTTTAAAAGCATATAAAGAAGCATAA
- a CDS encoding HD-GYP domain-containing protein, which produces MTIEQELKKHHIRTAKLCEEIAKELNMPYNDLINLLLAAQLHDIGKLKVPEKILLKPNKLTEKEMEIMKKHTIWGFEKIKEMKMDDMVANAVLHHHERYDGKGYPQGLKGNDIPYFARIITIADAYDVMINERVYKKALSVEEALKELKNNAGTQFDREIVSLFIDKINK; this is translated from the coding sequence ATGACAATAGAACAAGAACTGAAAAAACACCATATACGGACAGCAAAGCTTTGTGAGGAAATTGCAAAGGAACTCAATATGCCATATAACGATCTGATTAATCTTCTTCTTGCTGCACAGTTGCATGATATAGGCAAACTTAAAGTACCTGAAAAAATTTTATTAAAGCCTAACAAGTTGACTGAAAAAGAAATGGAGATCATGAAAAAACATACTATATGGGGCTTTGAGAAAATCAAAGAAATGAAAATGGACGATATGGTTGCTAATGCTGTTTTGCACCACCATGAGCGTTATGATGGAAAAGGCTATCCACAAGGCTTAAAAGGAAATGATATACCGTATTTTGCACGTATTATAACTATTGCAGACGCCTATGATGTTATGATTAATGAGCGTGTCTATAAAAAAGCGTTAAGCGTAGAAGAAGCTTTAAAGGAACTCAAAAACAATGCAGGAACACAGTTTGATCGTGAAATAGTAAGCCTGTTTATAGACAAAATAAATAAATAG